From the genome of Propionispora vibrioides, one region includes:
- the uvsE gene encoding UV DNA damage repair endonuclease UvsE: protein MLLRFGYVAIALDVPQGSPNKTVTVKVLEKITDPVGRLHRLRRILRENLETTLRVLRYNAKNQIHLYRFTSKTVPLATHPLTAGWDYIEEYRPQWEELGDYIRQTGLRVSAHPDHFTLLNSPQPEVLTASLQDLEYHARLFDAMRLPPGPQLVLHIGGLYKDKAAAMDRFIQQYTRLPATLGQRLMLENDDKSYHAADVLALCRKTGCPMILDVHHHACLPCDTPLAKLWPDIVATWQGNRPKIHISSPKSAKDFRSHADFVNAADLTEFLAVAKDCGQDIDIMVEAKQKDLALFRLVEDLARLPGITRVEPAALEL from the coding sequence ATGCTGCTTCGCTTTGGATATGTCGCCATAGCCCTGGATGTGCCTCAGGGCTCGCCTAATAAAACGGTTACTGTAAAAGTACTGGAGAAAATCACTGACCCGGTAGGACGCCTGCACCGTCTGCGGCGCATCCTGCGGGAAAACCTGGAAACCACGCTGCGCGTGCTGCGCTACAATGCCAAAAATCAAATCCATCTTTACCGTTTCACCTCTAAGACAGTCCCTTTAGCCACCCATCCACTAACGGCCGGCTGGGACTATATTGAGGAATACCGGCCGCAATGGGAAGAGTTGGGCGACTACATCCGCCAGACCGGCCTGCGGGTAAGCGCCCATCCCGATCATTTTACCCTGCTCAACAGCCCGCAACCTGAAGTCCTGACAGCCTCACTGCAGGATCTCGAATACCATGCCCGCCTGTTTGACGCCATGAGACTGCCGCCGGGGCCACAGCTTGTCCTGCATATCGGTGGTCTGTATAAAGACAAGGCTGCGGCAATGGACCGCTTTATCCAACAATACACCCGGCTGCCGGCAACCCTCGGGCAACGGCTTATGCTGGAAAACGACGACAAGAGCTACCATGCGGCCGACGTGTTGGCCCTCTGCCGTAAGACAGGCTGTCCTATGATACTCGATGTCCACCATCACGCCTGTCTGCCCTGCGATACACCGTTGGCTAAGCTCTGGCCGGACATCGTAGCCACCTGGCAGGGCAACCGGCCCAAAATTCATATATCCAGTCCAAAAAGCGCCAAGGACTTTCGCAGCCATGCCGATTTTGTCAATGCCGCCGATCTGACTGAATTTCTCGCCGTAGCCAAAGACTGCGGCCAAGACATTGACATCATGGTGGAGGCTAAGCAAAAGGACCTGGCCCTCTTCCGTCTGGTGGAAGACTTGGCCCGGCTGCCCGGCATAACCCGGGTGGAACCGGCGGCGCTGGAACTGTAG
- a CDS encoding DUF1634 domain-containing protein translates to MTTDATNRQKDAEAELREVELFVSKALRFGVLVSAVIILFGLIRFIHTGEGGYPGHSYPTNIKEFFAGALQLKPFAIIQSGLFCLILTPVLRVGVSILVFLKEKDWLYVGISSLVFLILLSSLLFGK, encoded by the coding sequence ATGACGACGGACGCAACAAATAGGCAAAAAGACGCCGAAGCTGAACTGCGTGAGGTGGAGCTGTTTGTAAGCAAGGCGCTGCGGTTTGGTGTATTAGTCAGTGCGGTGATTATCCTGTTTGGACTAATCCGGTTCATTCATACCGGGGAAGGCGGTTATCCCGGTCACAGCTATCCGACCAATATCAAGGAGTTTTTTGCCGGAGCCTTGCAGTTAAAGCCTTTTGCCATCATTCAAAGCGGTCTGTTTTGCCTGATTTTGACGCCGGTGCTGCGGGTGGGCGTATCCATTCTGGTGTTTCTTAAGGAAAAAGACTGGCTGTACGTGGGAATTTCCTCGCTTGTTTTTCTGATTCTTCTCAGCAGCCTGCTGTTTGGCAAATAG
- a CDS encoding sulfite exporter TauE/SafE family protein, protein MVSMTLQILLFSVFAGMLGAVLGLGGGIIVTPVLTLLFGIDIQIAIGASLISVIATSSGAAIAYIRDKITNIRVGMFLEIATTVGAITGALIAGMIAPQLLYIIFGLLLLYSALAMMKKTKQELPENVPLSGAAKTLKLQGEYYDKALDKQVVYNVDNVPGAFGVMYLAGVISGLLGIGSGSFKVMAMDMFMKLPLKVSSATSNFMMGVTGAASAVIYLCRGDINPAVSAPVALGVLMGSTLGARVMQRLKSKTIRKLFIPVLIYIALQMMGQGLGVRI, encoded by the coding sequence ATGGTAAGTATGACACTGCAAATATTGCTATTTTCCGTATTTGCAGGTATGTTGGGGGCGGTATTAGGCCTGGGCGGCGGTATTATTGTGACGCCGGTGTTGACACTGCTGTTCGGGATCGATATCCAAATCGCCATCGGCGCTAGCCTGATTTCGGTCATTGCCACCTCCAGCGGGGCGGCCATTGCCTATATCCGGGATAAAATCACCAACATCCGGGTAGGCATGTTTTTAGAGATTGCTACGACGGTGGGAGCTATCACCGGTGCGTTGATTGCCGGTATGATCGCGCCGCAACTGCTGTATATTATTTTCGGCTTGTTGCTTCTCTATTCGGCGTTGGCCATGATGAAAAAGACTAAACAGGAGCTGCCGGAGAATGTTCCTTTGAGCGGGGCGGCTAAGACACTCAAATTACAGGGTGAATACTATGATAAAGCCCTGGACAAGCAGGTCGTTTACAATGTGGACAATGTGCCGGGAGCCTTTGGGGTTATGTATCTGGCCGGCGTGATTTCCGGTTTGTTGGGGATTGGCAGCGGCAGCTTCAAAGTGATGGCCATGGATATGTTCATGAAGCTTCCTCTTAAAGTATCCAGTGCGACCAGTAATTTCATGATGGGAGTAACTGGTGCGGCCAGTGCGGTGATCTACTTATGTCGCGGTGATATCAACCCGGCGGTGTCGGCACCGGTGGCACTGGGCGTTTTGATGGGTTCGACCTTGGGGGCCAGAGTCATGCAGCGGTTAAAAAGCAAGACCATACGAAAGCTGTTTATTCCTGTACTGATCTACATCGCTCTGCAGATGATGGGACAGGGATTGGGGGTTAGAATATGA
- a CDS encoding methyl-accepting chemotaxis protein: MTVRTRLILIFSLLSAAMLLIATSTGYFFTKSQLDEEIHKELALASQSQIHQLDGWLINKTKILESTASTIESTTGTAAVLGPHLSGYQKIDKGILSVYMGTSDGKMIDGSGWTPPADYDPRTRSWYTQAMQDKKLTFTDPYIDADSKQMVVSVALPLTTPNGQSTAVMAEDILLQTLVETVNEIKVNGQGYAFLLDSKGFMLAHPDPNVVSKNILEDSQFKALADLTKDALGKNNVFKTYQENGQHMLVIFNTIPSTNWTLAISVPEDYIYQPLTTLGRLFIAIAVLSVLIVIAVTYFGAKQITRPLEKLAVKFNSLSQGDLTVQTEVRGKDEFATLAKGFNYMINNLRDIIRQLRTNAEIVASSSEQLTASAEQSAQASGHIAESSMKLAAGSENQLNSIDTAMTSINEMATGIQHIAANTQAVTAASEATATAATNGGQRVTAAIRQMEIISDTVTESAAVVSKLGERSKEITQIVDTIASIASQTNLLALNAAIEAARAGEQGKGFAVVADEVRKLAEQSQNSAKQIAELITEIQQETDHAVLVMQNGTHEVKNGTAAVHTAGQAFTEITDLVGQVSAQVTDMSAAIQQIAAGSQEVVTAVNRIDEIGNQSVEEIANVSAAAEQQSASMEEIASSSSHLSKLAHELDQLVHKFKI, from the coding sequence ATGACTGTAAGAACCCGCCTTATTCTTATTTTTTCACTTTTGTCCGCCGCCATGCTCTTAATTGCCACAAGCACAGGCTATTTTTTTACCAAAAGCCAATTGGATGAAGAAATTCATAAAGAACTGGCGCTTGCCTCTCAATCGCAAATCCACCAACTGGATGGCTGGCTGATTAACAAAACCAAGATTTTAGAATCCACCGCCTCTACCATTGAAAGCACAACCGGAACCGCCGCCGTCCTCGGCCCTCATTTATCAGGCTATCAAAAAATTGACAAGGGAATTCTCTCCGTATATATGGGCACCAGTGACGGAAAAATGATTGACGGCAGTGGCTGGACGCCGCCGGCCGATTACGATCCCCGGACCCGTTCCTGGTATACCCAGGCCATGCAAGATAAAAAACTCACCTTCACCGATCCTTACATAGACGCCGATTCCAAACAAATGGTTGTATCCGTAGCCTTGCCGCTTACCACGCCGAACGGTCAAAGCACGGCGGTCATGGCGGAAGATATTCTGCTGCAAACGCTGGTAGAAACAGTTAACGAAATTAAGGTTAACGGCCAGGGCTACGCCTTCCTGCTGGACAGCAAGGGCTTTATGCTGGCTCATCCTGACCCGAACGTAGTGTCTAAGAACATTTTGGAAGACAGCCAGTTTAAAGCCCTGGCCGACCTGACGAAGGACGCTCTCGGTAAGAACAATGTTTTTAAAACCTATCAGGAAAATGGCCAACACATGCTGGTCATTTTTAACACCATTCCATCCACTAACTGGACTTTGGCCATCAGCGTACCGGAGGACTATATCTACCAGCCGCTGACCACGCTGGGCCGGCTGTTTATTGCGATCGCCGTACTGTCCGTCTTGATCGTCATTGCTGTCACCTACTTTGGTGCTAAACAAATTACCCGGCCGCTGGAGAAGCTGGCGGTAAAATTCAATTCCTTATCGCAGGGCGATCTTACTGTTCAGACCGAAGTAAGAGGTAAGGACGAATTTGCCACTCTGGCAAAAGGGTTCAATTACATGATAAATAACTTACGCGACATTATCCGTCAGTTACGTACTAACGCCGAAATCGTGGCTTCCTCATCCGAGCAGCTCACCGCCAGCGCCGAGCAGTCGGCTCAGGCTTCCGGCCATATTGCCGAAAGCAGCATGAAGCTGGCCGCAGGCAGTGAGAATCAGCTTAACAGCATTGATACAGCCATGACCAGCATTAATGAAATGGCCACAGGCATCCAGCATATCGCCGCCAATACCCAGGCTGTGACGGCCGCCAGCGAAGCTACCGCCACAGCAGCCACAAACGGCGGTCAGAGAGTGACAGCGGCGATCAGACAGATGGAAATAATATCTGACACAGTTACTGAATCAGCCGCCGTGGTCAGCAAGCTGGGTGAACGGTCCAAAGAAATCACCCAGATCGTTGACACCATTGCCAGCATTGCCAGCCAGACCAACCTGCTGGCGCTCAATGCCGCCATTGAAGCGGCCCGGGCCGGCGAACAGGGCAAAGGATTTGCCGTGGTAGCTGACGAGGTGCGCAAACTGGCGGAGCAATCACAGAATTCGGCTAAACAAATTGCCGAACTCATTACCGAAATCCAGCAGGAAACCGACCATGCCGTACTGGTTATGCAAAACGGCACCCATGAAGTGAAAAACGGTACAGCCGCTGTTCATACCGCTGGTCAGGCCTTTACTGAAATTACCGATCTGGTCGGTCAGGTATCAGCCCAAGTCACCGACATGTCGGCCGCCATTCAGCAAATCGCCGCCGGCAGCCAGGAAGTCGTCACCGCCGTGAACCGGATTGATGAAATCGGCAACCAGTCGGTGGAAGAAATCGCCAATGTCTCGGCTGCCGCCGAACAACAGTCGGCTTCCATGGAGGAAATCGCCTCTTCCAGCAGTCACTTGTCTAAGCTGGCCCATGAACTGGACCAACTGGTTCATAAATTCAAAATCTGA